A region from the Paenibacillus humicola genome encodes:
- a CDS encoding extracellular solute-binding protein, with protein MSIRKRFSMLTAMVVLLGMTAACSGGGGQPANGGAPAPGNSGTNAGTQGNASADSGKPLNLQFLVPSYADAPNMNDEYWTEWQKRTNTKLDVEWVPSGDYDTKFDLVLASGNLPEIIVSTSLTRPTLINAINQGAFWDLTPFLGDFSKYPNMKNNSGPNVWNYMKLDGKIYGLPRNRPQIDLGIKIRKDWLDKFKLPIPKTLDEYAADLKTIVNGDPDGNGKKDTIGIIGGGFLLADGDDTFLSAFGGLKPVYDKDGGMINSRLTPNYTSMVEWFRKQYADGILAKEFSAIKKTQAEELFSTGHAASYVRNIWRDYTWEQENKKTQPGAQIITLPPMQGPGGVSVSLASPTFGAFYISKKVPEEKVKQILDYFEKTTTKEYTDFNYYGIEGVHHTVVDGQPQLTDLGVKQVTTNAQQVFSLAFNNEMKVVNPAAPKAYNDAKLKDVAVYGKVGTLNPFAIISSNTWSTTWPKYENDWEAMVTKAIVGQISMDDYKSYVDKLNNNPDFKKAYQEFAQSYKVYFGQQ; from the coding sequence ATGTCCATCCGAAAGCGTTTCAGTATGCTCACGGCAATGGTGGTCCTGCTCGGCATGACCGCCGCTTGCAGCGGAGGCGGCGGCCAGCCGGCAAACGGCGGAGCGCCCGCGCCGGGCAATTCCGGAACGAACGCCGGAACACAGGGGAATGCGAGCGCCGATTCGGGCAAACCGCTGAATCTGCAGTTTCTCGTTCCATCCTACGCCGATGCGCCCAACATGAACGACGAGTATTGGACGGAATGGCAGAAACGGACGAACACGAAGCTGGATGTCGAATGGGTCCCGTCCGGCGACTACGACACGAAATTCGACCTGGTGCTTGCATCCGGCAATTTGCCGGAAATTATCGTCTCGACCAGCCTGACCCGGCCGACGCTGATCAATGCGATCAACCAGGGCGCATTTTGGGACCTTACCCCGTTCCTCGGGGACTTCAGCAAGTATCCCAACATGAAAAACAACAGCGGTCCGAACGTGTGGAATTATATGAAGCTGGACGGAAAAATTTACGGGCTGCCGCGCAACCGGCCGCAAATCGACCTGGGGATCAAAATCCGCAAGGACTGGCTGGACAAATTCAAGCTGCCGATTCCGAAGACGCTCGACGAATATGCCGCCGATCTGAAAACGATCGTGAACGGCGACCCGGACGGCAACGGCAAGAAGGACACGATCGGCATTATCGGCGGCGGCTTCCTATTGGCCGACGGCGACGACACGTTCCTTAGCGCATTCGGCGGGCTGAAGCCGGTTTACGACAAAGACGGCGGCATGATCAACAGCAGGCTGACGCCGAATTATACGAGCATGGTGGAATGGTTCCGGAAGCAGTATGCGGACGGCATTCTCGCCAAGGAATTCTCGGCGATCAAGAAGACGCAGGCCGAGGAGCTGTTCTCGACCGGGCACGCGGCGTCGTACGTGCGCAACATTTGGCGCGACTACACGTGGGAGCAGGAAAACAAGAAAACGCAGCCGGGCGCGCAGATTATTACGCTTCCGCCGATGCAGGGACCGGGCGGCGTATCGGTCAGCCTGGCCAGCCCGACCTTCGGCGCCTTCTATATTTCGAAGAAGGTTCCCGAGGAGAAGGTAAAGCAAATTCTCGATTATTTCGAGAAAACGACGACGAAAGAGTATACGGATTTTAACTATTACGGCATCGAGGGCGTGCATCATACGGTGGTGGACGGCCAGCCGCAGCTGACCGACCTCGGCGTGAAGCAGGTGACGACGAATGCGCAGCAGGTGTTCTCGCTCGCTTTCAACAACGAGATGAAGGTCGTCAATCCCGCGGCGCCGAAGGCGTACAACGACGCCAAGCTGAAGGATGTGGCGGTTTACGGCAAGGTCGGCACGCTCAATCCGTTCGCCATCATCAGCTCGAATACGTGGAGCACGACCTGGCCGAAATACGAGAACGACTGGGAGGCTATGGTCACCAAGGCGATCGTGGGGCAGATTTCGATGGACGATTATAAGAGCTATGTGGATAAGCTGAACAACAATCCCGATTTCAAAAAGGCGTATCAGGAATTCGCCCAGAGCTACAAGGTGTATTTCGGACAACAATAA
- a CDS encoding helix-turn-helix domain-containing protein, protein MANWNIPGNGGPGRKRGHGSYFSRLIGLGCISFCIPVILASAVYYQFSMHRVKEQMLTGSQSSLIIMRDRAERMLQDIEQESHHLAVDPLLTGIFTKPELAGNLFWHQKILDQIEVVKNTDGFIDEIYYYNTVDHAVLSNRYGVIAKDAYRYRDDIDRTIAGSEPSEWAYLPEAQRDGDLTFARLLPAPAGGRPQGALVFQVETSAISKFLESDTYILPGRQSLFFINYVGLDKQADKILDVHSALNRLPGIETILKTDKNEDRFTAEGIDGKPATYMYLKTVYGRTYVNVVPNSAMAGQLNWIRGVTLLVLFIFLAFGAAITYFNSRRAYNPIEQLIRHSKSLSARQLQSKENEFDYLKECLDFLNTETEKLYGYMAHIQPTLRELCLRQLVTGDYVRKEPLLRDCEQYGISVQAASVVVIVDTDNIGKDKRFHPEEQGVIAFAISNVMEELLREEEDIRGYVFPFKRRGVALLQFLNVKDQAVMLRRTLKYARSVCESLGSYLRMDVSAGIGRLYLHIDDVPVSYKEAETALQYRIFKDMNPVLYIEDLEMEKKHAMFRYPRGQEAAMIAALERGEPQEAAASLNAFAQHLSSSSCSFLHQSYYMLLSAIMRSLEMQEVSVLDILGHNLYGQLQTKQTFEEIYDWFAETLFPLYLWMTDRHRSESEQSAVQKVCRHIRENCGSDLSLVQCAELVGMSPSHLSRLFKKEMGVNYLEFVVECKVSEARRLLTETDRSVSEIANAIGYSERNLNRIFQRYFHMSPSLFRLRQR, encoded by the coding sequence ATGGCAAATTGGAACATTCCAGGTAACGGAGGTCCGGGTCGCAAACGGGGACATGGATCGTATTTTTCCAGACTGATCGGACTCGGCTGCATCTCCTTTTGCATTCCGGTCATATTGGCCAGTGCGGTCTACTATCAGTTCTCCATGCACCGGGTCAAAGAGCAGATGCTGACCGGCAGCCAGTCGTCCCTTATCATCATGCGCGACCGGGCGGAGCGCATGCTGCAGGACATCGAACAGGAATCCCACCATTTGGCCGTTGACCCGCTCCTGACGGGCATTTTTACGAAGCCGGAGCTTGCCGGCAATCTGTTCTGGCATCAGAAAATATTGGACCAGATCGAAGTGGTGAAAAACACCGACGGCTTCATCGATGAAATTTATTACTACAACACCGTCGACCATGCGGTGCTGTCCAACCGGTACGGCGTCATCGCCAAAGACGCCTACCGGTACCGGGACGACATCGACCGGACGATTGCCGGAAGCGAGCCCTCAGAGTGGGCCTACTTGCCGGAAGCGCAGCGCGACGGCGATTTGACGTTCGCCCGCCTGCTTCCGGCGCCGGCCGGCGGCCGGCCGCAAGGGGCGCTTGTGTTCCAGGTCGAAACGTCCGCGATCAGCAAATTTCTGGAGTCCGACACGTACATTTTGCCCGGCCGCCAAAGCTTGTTTTTTATCAATTACGTCGGTCTTGACAAGCAGGCGGATAAAATCCTCGATGTCCATTCGGCGTTAAACCGGCTGCCGGGGATCGAGACGATCCTGAAGACCGATAAGAACGAGGACCGTTTTACGGCCGAGGGGATCGACGGAAAGCCGGCGACGTACATGTATTTGAAAACCGTATACGGCCGCACTTACGTCAATGTGGTGCCCAACAGCGCCATGGCCGGCCAGCTGAACTGGATCCGGGGCGTCACGCTGCTGGTGCTGTTTATATTTCTTGCGTTCGGCGCGGCGATCACCTATTTCAATTCGCGGAGGGCGTACAACCCGATCGAGCAGCTGATCCGCCACAGCAAGTCGCTCAGCGCCCGCCAGCTGCAGTCGAAGGAAAACGAATTCGATTATTTGAAGGAATGTCTCGACTTTCTGAACACGGAGACCGAGAAGCTGTACGGCTACATGGCCCACATTCAGCCGACGCTGCGGGAGCTCTGCCTGCGGCAGCTTGTAACCGGCGATTACGTGCGCAAGGAGCCGCTGCTGAGGGACTGCGAGCAGTACGGCATCTCGGTACAGGCGGCGAGCGTCGTCGTCATCGTGGATACCGACAATATCGGGAAGGATAAACGGTTCCATCCGGAGGAGCAGGGCGTCATTGCGTTCGCCATTTCCAATGTCATGGAGGAGCTGCTGCGGGAGGAAGAGGATATCCGCGGATACGTGTTCCCGTTCAAGCGCAGGGGCGTGGCGCTGCTGCAATTTTTGAACGTCAAGGATCAAGCGGTTATGCTGCGGCGCACACTGAAATACGCCCGCTCCGTATGCGAATCGCTCGGCAGCTACCTACGGATGGACGTGTCGGCCGGAATCGGCCGGCTGTACCTGCATATCGACGATGTTCCGGTATCGTACAAGGAGGCGGAGACGGCCCTGCAATACCGAATCTTCAAGGATATGAATCCGGTATTGTATATTGAGGACCTGGAAATGGAAAAGAAACACGCGATGTTCCGCTACCCCAGAGGGCAGGAGGCGGCTATGATCGCCGCATTGGAACGGGGAGAACCGCAGGAGGCGGCAGCCAGTCTGAATGCGTTCGCCCAGCACCTGAGCAGCTCATCGTGCAGCTTCCTGCATCAAAGCTACTATATGCTGCTGTCGGCCATTATGAGAAGCCTGGAAATGCAGGAGGTCAGCGTGCTCGATATATTGGGGCATAACCTGTACGGCCAGCTTCAAACGAAGCAGACGTTCGAAGAAATTTACGACTGGTTCGCGGAAACCCTTTTTCCGCTTTATCTGTGGATGACGGACAGACACCGCAGCGAATCGGAGCAGTCGGCGGTGCAGAAGGTATGCCGGCATATCAGGGAAAATTGCGGCAGCGACCTGTCGCTGGTGCAGTGCGCGGAGCTGGTGGGCATGAGCCCTTCACACTTGAGCCGGCTGTTCAAAAAAGAAATGGGCGTCAATTACCTCGAGTTCGTCGTGGAATGCAAGGTGAGCGAGGCGCGAAGGCTGCTGACGGAAACCGACCGCAGCGTCAGCGAAATCGCGAACGCGATCGGCTATTCGGAGCGAAACCTAAACCGGATTTTTCAGCGGTATTTTCATATGTCGCCGAGCCTGTTCAGGCTGAGGCAGCGATAA